The Flavobacterium psychrophilum genome includes a region encoding these proteins:
- a CDS encoding pyrophosphatase → MNTRQQQLDAFNRLLDIMDELREKCPWDKKQTLQSLRHLTIEETYELGDAILDNDLNEVKKELGDILLHIVFYAKIGSETADFDIADVANEICEKLIHRHPHIYGDVVVQDEEEVKQNWEKLKLKEGKKSVLEGVPKSLPALVKASRIQDKAKGVGFDWEEPHQVWDKVQEEIEEFQEEVKNGDQDKIEAEFGDVLFSMINYARFLNVNPEDALERTNKKFIKRFMYLESKASELGKPLADMTLAEMDVFWNEAKKL, encoded by the coding sequence ATGAACACAAGACAGCAGCAGCTTGATGCCTTTAACAGGCTTCTTGATATAATGGACGAGCTTCGTGAAAAATGCCCGTGGGATAAAAAGCAAACGCTGCAAAGCCTTCGCCATCTTACCATTGAAGAAACGTATGAACTTGGCGATGCCATTCTTGATAACGACCTTAATGAGGTTAAAAAGGAACTTGGCGATATATTGCTGCATATTGTTTTTTATGCTAAAATAGGAAGCGAAACTGCTGATTTTGATATTGCTGATGTTGCCAACGAAATTTGCGAAAAGCTGATACATCGCCACCCGCATATCTATGGCGATGTGGTCGTTCAGGATGAAGAAGAGGTAAAGCAAAACTGGGAAAAGCTAAAGCTAAAAGAAGGTAAAAAGTCGGTGTTGGAAGGTGTTCCTAAAAGCCTGCCTGCACTTGTTAAAGCAAGCCGTATTCAGGATAAGGCCAAAGGCGTTGGTTTTGACTGGGAAGAGCCACATCAGGTTTGGGATAAGGTTCAGGAAGAAATTGAGGAATTTCAGGAAGAGGTTAAAAATGGAGACCAGGATAAGATAGAAGCTGAGTTTGGCGACGTCTTGTTTTCGATGATCAATTACGCAAGATTTCTGAATGTAAACCCTGAAGATGCTCTTGAGCGTACCAATAAAAAATTCATTAAACGCTTTATGTATCTTGAAAGCAAAGCGTCTGAACTGGGCAAGCCCCTGGCAGATATGACGCTTGCCGAAATGGATGTTTTCTGGAACGAAGCAAAAAAACTATAG
- a CDS encoding peptide deformylase produces MILPIVGYGDPVLRKKGEEVNENHPGLKEIIANMYDTMYNAYGVGLAAPQVGLAIRLFVIDTSPFSDDEDLSKEEQELLKDFKKTFINAVIVKEEGEEWGFNEGCLSIPEVREDVYRKEKITIEYVDEDFKKHTDVYDGLIARVIQHEYDHIEGILFTDKISSLKKTLIKKKLQNIMEGKTRPDYKMKFIAKKGR; encoded by the coding sequence ATGATATTACCAATTGTAGGATACGGCGATCCGGTGTTACGCAAAAAAGGTGAGGAGGTAAATGAGAACCATCCTGGTCTTAAAGAAATCATTGCCAATATGTATGACACCATGTACAATGCTTATGGTGTGGGCCTTGCAGCGCCACAGGTAGGCCTTGCTATCCGTCTATTTGTTATAGATACTAGTCCGTTTAGCGATGACGAAGATCTTTCTAAAGAAGAGCAGGAGTTGCTTAAAGATTTTAAAAAGACCTTTATTAATGCTGTAATCGTAAAAGAAGAAGGTGAAGAATGGGGTTTTAACGAAGGCTGCCTTAGTATTCCTGAGGTTCGCGAAGACGTATACCGTAAAGAAAAAATTACGATAGAATATGTTGACGAAGACTTTAAAAAGCATACAGATGTATACGACGGGCTTATTGCCAGGGTAATACAGCATGAGTATGACCATATTGAGGGAATTTTGTTTACAGATAAAATATCTTCACTTAAAAAGACGTTGATTAAGAAGAAACTTCAAAATATAATGGAGGGGAAAACAAGGCCTGATTATAAAATGAAATTTATCGCCAAAAAAGGCAGATAA